Within Kutzneria chonburiensis, the genomic segment GGTAACTTCCAAGGGTTCGTGCCCCTGTGTTGTACCCTCGCGTCGTGAAGCCCGACCAGTTCGCCGCGCCCGCGTTCGGCCGAGTGACCAAGAAGCCCGGGGACAAGTGGGCCTTCTGGTATTTCGAGCCGGCGGCGATGCCGCGTGACCTGGTCATGGAGCCGAGGACCGTGCTGGCGCTGTCCAAGGCCGACGCCGCATTGGGACGGCTGTCCGGCGTCGGCCGGCTGATCAAGGATCCGTCCATTCTCGTCGAGCCGTACCTGACCCGAGAGGCGGTGGCGAGCTCGCGGATCGAAGGCACACAGGCATCGCTTTCGGATGTTTTCCGGGCGGAAGCCGGCGACCATTCGGACGAGGACGACGACGTCCAGGAAGTCATCAACTATCAGCGCGCCCTGTATCGGGGAATCGAGCTCCTGGACAAACTGCCGATCAGTAGCCGGCTGATTCTCGAGGTGCACAAGGTGCTGCTGTCCGGCGTGCGCGGACAGGAAAAGCGTCCAGGCGAGTTTCGTAGGTCGCCGGTCTGGATCGGCTCTCCGACGGACTCGCCCGACACGGCCGCGTTCGTGCCGCCGCTGCCCGAGCACGTCGGGGACGCGCTGGCGGACTGGGAGAGGTTCGTCAACGAGGCCGACGGCCTGCCCGTGCTCGTGGTCTGTGCCCTGATGCACTACCAGTTCGAGACGATCCACCCGTTTCTCGACGGCAACGGGCGTGTCGGCCGGCTGCTGATCATGTTGCTGCTCATCGAGCGCAAGGTGCTCGAACTGCCGTTGCTCTACCTCAGCGCGTACATGGAGCAGAACCGGCGGGAGTACTACGACCGGCTCCAGGCGGTGCGAGAGCGTGGCGAGATCCAGGAATGGCTGCAGTACTTCCTGACCGCGGTCCACAAACAGGCGTCGGACGCCGAGGCGCGCGCCGGCAAGCTGGTGGATCTGCGGGAGGTGTACCGCCAGCGGTTGCAGCGGAAGAAGAGCCGGGCGATCGAGGTCGCGGAGCTGCTTTTCTCCAATCCGTTCGTGACCGTGAAAAGAGTGGAGAACGCGCTCGAGGTGACCAACCAGGGGGCGCGCAATCTCATCGACTCGCTGGAGAAGAGCGGCATCCTGCGCAAGGTGGGCGTGTCGGGGCGGGGCGGACGGGTCTTCTGGGTGGCGGACGACGTGTTCCAGGCCATCGACTGAGGGCCGCGAACCGGCCCGTGTCGAACTTCCAACGTTGACACCCAGATCGTTGGAAGATGTCCAACCCGGCCCAACCAACGTTGGAAGAACGGTACCTAACTCCAACATTGAGGCCCACATCGTTGGAACGTCACTCGGGCACCCCAACGCGTGTTGGAACGTCACGCCCAACTTCCAACGCCAGGGCCGTCCGCGTTGGTCAGTGCCAGCCGCGGGCGTGCAAGGCGTCGACGACGCGGCCGAAGCGGTTCGGGGCCAGCACGGCGCCCTCACGGCGTAGGTCGTTCTCGTGCAGCTCGTAGACCCGGTCCAGGCGCAGCCAGGAGGGGCGGCCGTCGTGGTCCCAGGCGCCGGCGCCGAGGTCCAGCCAGTCCTGGGACTCGTGCGGCTTGCTGGACAGCATCAGGGCCAGCAGGAACCGGCCGGTGCGGCCGACGACCAGCAGCGGGCGGTCCTTGCCGATGTTTGGGTCGTCCTCGAAGGGCACCCAGGCCCAGACGACCTCGCCGGGATCGGCCAGACCGTCGAGGTCGGGGGAGTAGTCGAGCCTGGCCAGGCGCTCGGCGCCGTGCACCTGGGTCACCGCGCCGTGGGCGGGACGGGGAACCGGACCGTGTTCGGACACGGCCCGCACCCTATTCTGTACGGACCATCCCCGGACGCATGGGACCATTGACCATGTCCCCCGTCCGCTTTCCCGAGGAACCGCCCCAGTGAGCACGTTCGCCGACAGCACGTTCACGTCGCCGGAGCTGATCCGGAACTTCTGCATCATCGCCCACATCGACCACGGCAAGTCCACCCTGGCCGACCGGATGCTGCAGCTGACGGGCGTCGTCGACGCACGCGCCATGCGGGCCCAGTACCTGGACCGGATGGACATCGAGCGCGAGCGGGGCATCACGATCAAGGCCCAGAACGTGCGGCTGCCCTGGCAGCTGGACGGCCAGGACCACGTGCTGCACATGATCGACACGCCCGGCCACGTCGACTTCACCTACGAGGTCTCGCGGGCGCTGGAGGCGTGCGAGGGCGCGATCCTGCTGGTCGACGCGGCGCAGGGCATCGAGGCGCAGACGCTGGCCAACCTGTACCTGGCGCTGGAGAACGACCTCACCATCATCCCGGTGCTGAACAAGATCGACCTGCCGGCCGCCGACCCGGAGAAGTACTCCAAGGAGCTCGCGCACATCATCGGCTGCGAGCCCGAGGACGTGCTGCGGGTGTCGGCCAAGACCGGCATGGGCGTCGGCGAGCTGCTGGACGAGGTCGTGCGCAAGGTGCCGGCCCCGGTCGGCCAGGCCGACGCGCCGCCGCGCGCGATGATCTTCGACTCGGTCTACGACACCTACCGCGGCGTCGTCACGTACATCCGGGTGGTCGACGGCAAGATCACGCCGCGGCAGCGGATCAAGATGATGTCCACCGGCGCCACCCACGAGCTGCTCGAGGTCGGCATCATCAGCCCCGAGCCCAAGCCGTCGGCCGGTCTCGGCGTCGGCGAGGTCGGCTACCTGATCACCGGCGTGAAGGACGTGCGGCAGTCCAAGGTCGGTGACACCGTCACCTCCGACCGGCACGGGGCGAGCGAGCCGCTGGCCGGCTACCGCGACCCCAAGCCCATGGTCTATTCCGGGCTGTACCCCATGGACGGGTCCGACTACCCCGACCTGCGTGAGGCGTTGGAGAAGCTCCAGCTCAACGACGCCGCCCTGACCTTCGAGCCCGAGACCTCGGCCGCGCTCGGCTTCGGCTTCCGCTGCGGCTTCCTCGGGCTGCTGCACCTGGAGATCACGCGCGACCGCCTTGAGCGCGAGTTCGGGCTGGACCTCATCTCCACCGCGCCCAACGTCGTCTACCGGGTCATCTCCGACGACGGCACCGAGCACGTCGTGACCAACCCGTCGGACTGGGTCAACGGCAAGATCGCCGAGGTCTACGAGCCGGTGACCAAGTGCACCATCATCGCGCCCAGCGACTTCATCGGCGCGATCATGGAGCTCTGCCAGTCCAAGCGCGGGCAACTGCTCGGCATGGACTACCTGTCCGAGGACCGCGTCGAGCTCCGCTACACCATGCCCCTGGCGGAGATCATCTTCGACTTCTTCGACTCCCTGAAGTCCCGCACCCGCGGCTACGCCTCCCTCGACTACGAGGAGTCCGGCGAGCAGTCGTCCGACCTCGTCAAGGTCGACATCCTGCTCCAGGGCGAGGCCGTCGACGCCTTCTCCGCCATCGTCCACCGCGATGCCGCCTACGGCTACGGCACCAAGATGGCCACCAAGCTGCGTGAGCTCATCCCCCGCCAGCAGTTCGAGGTGCCCATCCAGGCCGCCATCGGCTCCCGCGTCATCGCCCGCGAGACCATCCGCGCCATCCGCAAGGACGTCCTCGCCAAGTGCTACGGCGGCGACATCACCCGTAAGCGCAAGCTCCTCGAGAAGCAGAAGGAGGGCAAGAAGCGGATGAAGATGGTCGGCCGCGTCGAAGTCCCCCAGGAAGCTTTCGTGGCGGCGCTGTCGACGGAGGACTCGGGCGGCAAGGGCAAGAAGTAGACCTTGCTGACGGGCTCGACCGAGATGGGCTTGAGCACCTGATCGACGGACGTCGCTGACCGACTGTGATCGGTGCGAACCACCCGATATGGTGAAGCCAGCCACGAAAGTCGAACGCACGGTCGAATTGTCAGGGTGGCGTGCTGGAGTGGTCTCCATGAGGAAAAAGGAGGCACCATGACAGTCATGGACACGTGCATGCCCCCAGGTCCGCTCACCGTGGCGGACCTGGAGGTGATGCCCGATGACGGGCGTCGCTACGAGCTCATCGACGGGATGCTCTTCGTGAGCCCGGCGCCCGGGACGCGGCACCAGAAGATGGTGCTCCAGCTCGGAATGCGCCTGGAGCAGGTGTGCCCCGACGACCTGGTCGTGTTCGTCGCGCCGTTCGCGGTGCAGACGGCGAACGACACCGAGGTCCAGCCCGACGTTCTGGTCGCCAGGGACGAGGACCTGACGGAGAAGAACCTGCCGACGGCGCCGCTGCTCGCGGTGGAGATCCTGTCGCCCAGCACCACGCTGTACGACCTCAACACCAAGAAGGCCGCCTACCAGCGGATGGGCGTGGTCAGCTACTGGGTCGTCGACCCGCTCGACCCGAGGCTGACCGTCTTCGAGCTGGACGAGGCCGGCCAGTACGAGCTGGTCGCCGACGTCAAGGGCGACGATGCCTTCGACGCCGAGCGCCCGTTCCCGGTGCGAGTGGCGCCCACAGACCTGTTGGGTCGGCTGAACCAGTCCCGCTGACAGTAACCAGGGGGACTGGATAATCGCGCAGCCGCTGTTCAAGAAGGGGGCGGCGGCGCGGTGTCGTTCACGGTCCGACCAGGGCGAGAGGTGGCGCTGCCCAAGTGCGACACACAGGGGAGAGGTCGCGTTAGCGGCATCGAGTGTGGCCAGAGGCAGCGCGCCGCCTGACGCGTCGACAATCCGCCATTTGAGTCTGGGCAGCTGTCTTGGGAAATCGGGTGACATTCCGCCGGGATGGCGTACCGATCGGGGGGATCAATGGCCTTGCTGGGTCGGGTGGTCGGACTGCCGTGGTCGAGCGACCGTACGTTTCGGTTACGTCGCTACATCATGGGGCACTCGGAACTCGAGCTGCACAGTTTTGACGGCGGTGACGATCTGATTCAGGTTCGGTTCCAGAGCGTGGAACGCGTCGAGCTGAACCGCTGGTACCAGGGCGGAATCGAGGTGAGCCTGGTGAATGACCATCCCTCGATTGCCTTGGTGTGCACATCACCGCACGGCAAGTTCTTTTGCATAATCGGACCCGGTGGCGAAGGTTTCGTCGCCGCCGGAGGCGTACGCATCAGCCGGATGTTCAGGGACGGGGAGGAACTTGAGTTCCTTGTCGGCATTCCCGGACCGTCGGGGCTGGAAATCCAATGCTGACGAGCAAACCATCGCCCTGGCGGCCAAGGTGCGTGATTTCATCATCCCGTTCCAACCAAACGTGTTTCATCCTGGAGTAACGATGTCGGCATATTTCACGGTGGGTCTCGGACCCAACGCCGAGAGCTGGAACGCCTCGCGGGGACTGGTCACCTGGGTTGTCGAGGTGCTGGCCGAGCATGTCCGTGACCCGCAGCTCGCGGCGACACTGCGGGAGCTGGCCGAGATGAAGTACTGGCTCGTTGGGTACGACTTGATCGAACCGGAGCAGGCGCCGGAGCTGACCAGGGCGGTGCTGGAGGACCTGATGCCGGCGGCGGAACGGGAGTATGCCGGCCAGCCGGACATCCTGGAGATGGTGGCGGACCTGGTCAAGATGGTCGACGACTGGTGGCGGTCGCAGAACGGCTGACGGCGCTGGCCCCGGTGGAATCGCCGGGGCCGGTGTCGGCTGAATCAGTCCCGCTGACAGCCGTCGGGCCAGATCACGGTGACGGGGACGCCGTGGTCGCGGGCGTGGGTGACGACGTCGGCGGTGCCGCCGCGGCCGGCGGCGGGGAGGCCGTCCCAGACGGCGACGAGGTGGTCGGCGACGTCGACCATGTGCACGCTGGCGGCCATGTAGGCCTCCCGGCCGGGCCGGTCGTAGGCCATGGTGACGACCTCGGCGGCCTGCTCGAGTAAGGCGTCGTAGGTGGGGTGGTAGTCGGCGGGCAACCGCTCGCGGTAGCGCTGGGCGGGGAGGACGGCGACGAGGGAGCCGCCGGAGTCCAACACGGCCTGGGCGAAGAGGGCGTCGGCGCCGTCGGCCAAGCAGCTGACGCCGACGAGGGGAGCCTCACCGCGGTGGCGGCGGAGCTCGGCCCGCAGGGCGGCGTCGACCAGCGTGCGGGTGGGGTCCTGGAGCCCCCGGTGCCCGGTGATGGCGATCCTGGTCATCACGGTTATCTCCTCGGTCGAGGGGCGGCTCCTCGATCGTGCCGTGGACCAGCGCAAATGGGAAAGACGGCCATCGGGTGGCTCACGCCATTGGTTCAGACCTCGTAGTCCAGGTGGTAACTGTGCGTGCCATCGGCGGCCTTGTCGATACGGAGCGTGCCGGTGATGCCCTCCAGCTTGCCGGTGCCGGAGTCGGGCACGATCCGTACGGTCATCTCGCCGGAACCACCGGCCATGACGGCGGAGTGGGACAGCACGAAAGAGCCGGCAAGGCCCTCGACGGAGCCGACGAAGCGCTCGACGGCGACATAGGCGGCGGAACCGGCCACGGGACCGCCGGCGGTGAGCAGCCGAGCGGTGCTGGTGCCGGTCAGAGCCCCCTGAAAAGCCTTGGCCACCCAGACGTGTCCCAGTGTGATGCCGTCGGCGTCGAGGTAGGTCTCGTCGTCCCAGCGCGTGATGTCGAAGGTGCCCTCAGCGATGCTCATGACCCGATCCTGACGCCGATTCCTGCCATCTCATGTCAGGTATGAGTCCAGCAGTCGCAGCGCGGTGTCGTACTTGATCCGCAGCCGGGCCTGGGTGGCCGGATCGAGGGCGTCGAAGCGGGCCGGCGACATGTTGTCGGCGATGTCGGCGTGCTTGACGACGACGGCGATGGGGTCGACGGCGACCCGGGCCAGGTAGTCGGCCTGCGCCTCGCCGGGCAGATGGCTCAACGCGACGACGGCGGTGACGACCCGCTCGGGGCAGCCGGCGGCCCGCAGATCGTCGGCGGTGACCGGGGTGTCCTCGATCACGTCGTGCAGGACGGCGGCCATCTGCTCGTACGGACCGGTGACCCGGTTCATGACCCGCACCGGATGCCCGATGTAGGGTTTGCCGCTCTTGTCGATCTGCCCGTCGTGCGCGGCGGTGGCGATCCGCACCGCATCCGAAACTGAGAAGGTCATGTCGGCAGTCAACGGGACGGGCCCTTGGGCGTCCACCACTTCGATGGACCTCACCGATGTCTGGAACCGGGTGCTCGGCGGCCAGCCGAGCCCGCAGTGGGAACTGGTGCTGATCGCCGGCGCGATCGCGCTGATCGGCGTGCTGCCGTGGCCGGTCTGGCGGTTCACCCGCAACCTGGTCACGATCGCGCACGAAGGCGGCCACGCCCTGGCCGCGGTGCTCACGGGCCGTCGGCTGACCGGCATTCAGCTGCACTCGGACACCTCGGGTCTGACCTTGACCAGGGGCCGGCCAAGAGGCCCGGGCATGGTGCTGACGGCCGCGGCCGGCTACGTCACGCCGTCGCTGCTGGGCCTGGGCGTGGCGGCGCTGCTGGGCGCGGGCAAGATCACGCTGCTGCTGTGGATCGCGATCGTGCTGCTGGCGGCCATGCTGGTGATGATCCGCAACGCCTTCGGCGTGCTGTCGGTGCTGGTCACCGGCGGCATCGTGTTCGCGGTGTCCTGGTACGCCTCGACCGACATCCAGGCGGTCTTCGGCTACGTGATCGCGTGGTTCCTGCTGCTCGGCGGCGTCCGCCCGGTGTTCGAGCTCCAGCGCAAACGCTGGCGCGGCCGGGCCCCCGACTCGGACGCCGACCAGCTGGCCAAGATCACCGGTGTCGCCGGTGGCCTCTGGGTGACGCTGTTCGGGTTGGTGAGCATCGCCTCGCTGGTGATCGGCGCCGACCTGCTGCTGCCGCACTAATCTCGGAATGGTGATCGAGCAGCTGCGCGTCCCCGTGATCGTCGCCCCGATGGCGGGCGGCGGGTCCACCCCCGAACTGGTCGCCGCGGTGGTCGCCGCCGGCGGCTTCGGCTTCACACCGGGCGGCTACCTGACCGCCCAGGCGCTGGCCGAGCAGATGGTGCGGACCAGTGCGCTGACCGAGGGTCGCTACGGCGTGAACCTGTTCGTGCCGGGCACGAACACCAAGCCGGATCTGGCCGACTACACCGAGCGGGTGGCGGCGGAGTCGGCCCGGCTCGGTGTCGAGCCGGGCGAGCCGCGCTGGGAGGACGACGAGTATCCGGCGAAGCTGGAAATCGTGCTGGCGCAACGGGTTCCGGTGGTCTCGTTCACGTTCGGACTGCCGAACGCCGGTGACGTGGCCAGACTGCACGCGGCCGGCACGGAGATCATCGCCACGGTGACGACGCCGGCCGAGGCGCACCAGGCGGCGCAGCTCGGCGTCGATGCGTTGGCCGTGCAGGGTTTCGAGGCCGGCGCGCACCGTGGCACGCTGACCGATGACGGCGTTTCCCCGGGCGGCGGCGAGGAATTCGGCCTGCTGGCCTTGATCCGCCGGATCCAGGCCGTCACGGACCTGCCGCTGATCGCCGCCGGCGGCCTCGTGCACGGCGCCGACGTGGCGGCGGTGCTGACCGCCGGCGCGGTCGCGGCCCAGCTCGGCACGGCGTTCCTGCTGTGCCCCGAGGCCGGCACATCCGCGACGCACCGGGCCGCCCTGGCCGACCGCACGCGGCGCACGGCGATCACCCGTGCCTTCACCGGCCGCCCGGCCCGCGGCATGGTCAACCGGTTCCTGACCGAGAACACCGCCGACGCCCCGGTCGGCTATCCCCAGGTGCACCACCTGACCCGGCCGATGCGCGCGGCCGCGGCCAAGGCCGGCGACCCGGACCTGGTCCACCTGTGGGCCGGCCAGACCTACCAGCTGGCCGGCGAGCTGCCCGCGGCCGAGTTGGTGGCCCGGCTCGACCGCGAGGCCCGCGAAGCGATCGAGCGGGTCAGCCGGCGTCTCGGCTGAGCACGATCTTGCCGGCCACGTCGCCGTCCAACATCGACTTGAGGCCCTCGGCGGCGTGGGAGAACGGCAGCTCGGCCCCGATCTGGGGGCGCACGCCGGCCAGGTCGCAGAACTTGAGCAGGTCGCCGAGCTCCTCACGGGTGCCCATGGTCGAGCCGACCACGCGGAGCTGGAGGAAGAACAGCCGCTGGAGCTCGGCGGCCGAGGCGTCGCCGGTGGTGGCGCCGGAGATCACCACCACGCCGCCCGGCTTCAACGACTTCATGCTGTGCGACCAGGTGGCCTTGCCGACGGTCTCGAACACGCCGTCCACCCGCTCGGGCAGCCGCGCGCCGGATTCGAATGCCTCGTGCGCGCCGAGCTGCTTGGCCAGGGCCCGCTTCTCCTCGCTACGCCCGGTGACCCACACCCGGAAACCGGCGGCGACGCCGAGCTGGATCAGCGCCGTGGCCACGCCACCGGAAGCGCCCTGCACCAGGATCGTCTGACCGGGCCGCAGCTCCGACTTCACGAACAGCATCCGGTACGCCGTCAGCCACGCCGTGCCCATGCACGCCGCCTCGGCGAACGACAGCCCGGCCGGCTTGGGCAGGGCGTTGCGCCGCGGCACGATCACCGTGTCGGCGAAGGTGCCCTGGTGCTTCTCGGTGAGCAGGGTCCGCTTCGGGTCCAGCGTCTCGTCGCCGCCCCATTCGGGGTCGCCGATCACGGAGTGCAGCACCACCTCGGTGCCGTCATCCAACACGCCGGCGCCGTCGCAGCCCAGGATCATCGGGAACTGCTCGGGTTTGATGCCCACGCCGCGCAGCGTCCACAGGTCGTGCATGTTCAGGCTGGCCGCGCGCACCGACACGCTGACCCAGCCGGGCGGCGGCGTCGGGGTGTCGCGCTCGCCGACGACCAGCGAGGCGAGCGGGTCGGTCGGGTTCGGCTCGGAGGCGTAAACGGCGAACATACGCCGAACCTATACCCTGGGTTGGTGTTCGACTGGCTCGCCGATACCTGGGACGGGATCGAGCTGTGGGTGGCGCAGCTGTGGTTCCCGGTGCAGTTCGCCCTGGTCATGGTGGTGCTGCTGCCGATTCTGCGGGCCGTGGCGTGGCTGATCGAGCGGGTGGTCGACCGGCTGGCGGCCTGGCTGGCGCCGCGGTACCGGGCCGAGCCCACGCTGTGGGGCGCCGAGGAGACCAAAGCCGACGAGATCGAACCGGTGGCGGCCGAGGAACGGCCCGCCGACGTGGGCGCCGGCCGGCCTTCGTAGGCTCAGCGGCGTGACATCGCGCCGACGCATCACCTTCGCCCTAGTCGGCCTGGTCGTGCTCGTGCTGGCCGGTTGGCTGGTCAAGGACCTGACCGGCGGGGGCGCCAGCACGCCGACCACGACTTCCACCTCGGCCAAGGCCACCGGCGCGGTTCCGGGGTCGTCGTCCGGCCTGCCGGTCAAGGCGCTGTCCTCGCTGCCCAAGGAGGCCGACGACACCTGGAAGCTGATCCAGAAGGGCGGGCCGTACCCGTACCCGAAGAATGACGGCGTGGTCTTCCACAACAATGGGAACCTGTTGCCGCGCAACAAGGACGGCTACTACCACGAGTACACCGTCGACACTCCGGGCGCGAAGAACCGGGCCACCAAGCGGCTGATCACCGGGTCCCAACGTGAGCTGTACTACACCGACGACCACTACGACTCGTTCGTCGTGGTGGATCCGACACGATGAGCGCCATGCGGCACGTACTGGACGGCTCCGCCCTGCACGACCGGCTCTCCGCGCTGGACGGCATTGCCGCTGCGCTGTCGTTCCCCGACTACTTCGGCCGCAACCTGGACGCGCTGCGGGACTGTCTGGTCGACCTGTCGTGGCTGCCGGCCGGCCAACACGTCCTGGTGTGGCAGCACTCGGGCGTGCTGCGCGGCGACGATCCGCAGGCGTACCAGCGGATCGTCGCCGTACTCGACCAGGCCGTCGAGGAGAACCCCGAGTTCCGCTATCAGCTCTCCTGAGCCGGCACCCAGCTGGGCTTGCGCTTCTGCACGAACG encodes:
- a CDS encoding Uma2 family endonuclease, whose product is MTVMDTCMPPGPLTVADLEVMPDDGRRYELIDGMLFVSPAPGTRHQKMVLQLGMRLEQVCPDDLVVFVAPFAVQTANDTEVQPDVLVARDEDLTEKNLPTAPLLAVEILSPSTTLYDLNTKKAAYQRMGVVSYWVVDPLDPRLTVFELDEAGQYELVADVKGDDAFDAERPFPVRVAPTDLLGRLNQSR
- a CDS encoding ribonuclease domain-containing protein; translation: MTSRRRITFALVGLVVLVLAGWLVKDLTGGGASTPTTTSTSAKATGAVPGSSSGLPVKALSSLPKEADDTWKLIQKGGPYPYPKNDGVVFHNNGNLLPRNKDGYYHEYTVDTPGAKNRATKRLITGSQRELYYTDDHYDSFVVVDPTR
- a CDS encoding zinc-binding dehydrogenase; translation: MFAVYASEPNPTDPLASLVVGERDTPTPPPGWVSVSVRAASLNMHDLWTLRGVGIKPEQFPMILGCDGAGVLDDGTEVVLHSVIGDPEWGGDETLDPKRTLLTEKHQGTFADTVIVPRRNALPKPAGLSFAEAACMGTAWLTAYRMLFVKSELRPGQTILVQGASGGVATALIQLGVAAGFRVWVTGRSEEKRALAKQLGAHEAFESGARLPERVDGVFETVGKATWSHSMKSLKPGGVVVISGATTGDASAAELQRLFFLQLRVVGSTMGTREELGDLLKFCDLAGVRPQIGAELPFSHAAEGLKSMLDGDVAGKIVLSRDAG
- a CDS encoding type II toxin-antitoxin system PemK/MazF family toxin gives rise to the protein MSEHGPVPRPAHGAVTQVHGAERLARLDYSPDLDGLADPGEVVWAWVPFEDDPNIGKDRPLLVVGRTGRFLLALMLSSKPHESQDWLDLGAGAWDHDGRPSWLRLDRVYELHENDLRREGAVLAPNRFGRVVDALHARGWH
- a CDS encoding phosphohydrolase, whose translation is MTFSVSDAVRIATAAHDGQIDKSGKPYIGHPVRVMNRVTGPYEQMAAVLHDVIEDTPVTADDLRAAGCPERVVTAVVALSHLPGEAQADYLARVAVDPIAVVVKHADIADNMSPARFDALDPATQARLRIKYDTALRLLDSYLT
- a CDS encoding barstar family protein, which gives rise to MRHVLDGSALHDRLSALDGIAAALSFPDYFGRNLDALRDCLVDLSWLPAGQHVLVWQHSGVLRGDDPQAYQRIVAVLDQAVEENPEFRYQLS
- a CDS encoding Fic family protein translates to MKPDQFAAPAFGRVTKKPGDKWAFWYFEPAAMPRDLVMEPRTVLALSKADAALGRLSGVGRLIKDPSILVEPYLTREAVASSRIEGTQASLSDVFRAEAGDHSDEDDDVQEVINYQRALYRGIELLDKLPISSRLILEVHKVLLSGVRGQEKRPGEFRRSPVWIGSPTDSPDTAAFVPPLPEHVGDALADWERFVNEADGLPVLVVCALMHYQFETIHPFLDGNGRVGRLLIMLLLIERKVLELPLLYLSAYMEQNRREYYDRLQAVRERGEIQEWLQYFLTAVHKQASDAEARAGKLVDLREVYRQRLQRKKSRAIEVAELLFSNPFVTVKRVENALEVTNQGARNLIDSLEKSGILRKVGVSGRGGRVFWVADDVFQAID
- a CDS encoding M50 family metallopeptidase, giving the protein MDLTDVWNRVLGGQPSPQWELVLIAGAIALIGVLPWPVWRFTRNLVTIAHEGGHALAAVLTGRRLTGIQLHSDTSGLTLTRGRPRGPGMVLTAAAGYVTPSLLGLGVAALLGAGKITLLLWIAIVLLAAMLVMIRNAFGVLSVLVTGGIVFAVSWYASTDIQAVFGYVIAWFLLLGGVRPVFELQRKRWRGRAPDSDADQLAKITGVAGGLWVTLFGLVSIASLVIGADLLLPH
- a CDS encoding NAD(P)H-dependent flavin oxidoreductase; amino-acid sequence: MIEQLRVPVIVAPMAGGGSTPELVAAVVAAGGFGFTPGGYLTAQALAEQMVRTSALTEGRYGVNLFVPGTNTKPDLADYTERVAAESARLGVEPGEPRWEDDEYPAKLEIVLAQRVPVVSFTFGLPNAGDVARLHAAGTEIIATVTTPAEAHQAAQLGVDALAVQGFEAGAHRGTLTDDGVSPGGGEEFGLLALIRRIQAVTDLPLIAAGGLVHGADVAAVLTAGAVAAQLGTAFLLCPEAGTSATHRAALADRTRRTAITRAFTGRPARGMVNRFLTENTADAPVGYPQVHHLTRPMRAAAAKAGDPDLVHLWAGQTYQLAGELPAAELVARLDREAREAIERVSRRLG
- a CDS encoding DUF3224 domain-containing protein, translating into MSIAEGTFDITRWDDETYLDADGITLGHVWVAKAFQGALTGTSTARLLTAGGPVAGSAAYVAVERFVGSVEGLAGSFVLSHSAVMAGGSGEMTVRIVPDSGTGKLEGITGTLRIDKAADGTHSYHLDYEV
- the lepA gene encoding translation elongation factor 4, with the translated sequence MSTFADSTFTSPELIRNFCIIAHIDHGKSTLADRMLQLTGVVDARAMRAQYLDRMDIERERGITIKAQNVRLPWQLDGQDHVLHMIDTPGHVDFTYEVSRALEACEGAILLVDAAQGIEAQTLANLYLALENDLTIIPVLNKIDLPAADPEKYSKELAHIIGCEPEDVLRVSAKTGMGVGELLDEVVRKVPAPVGQADAPPRAMIFDSVYDTYRGVVTYIRVVDGKITPRQRIKMMSTGATHELLEVGIISPEPKPSAGLGVGEVGYLITGVKDVRQSKVGDTVTSDRHGASEPLAGYRDPKPMVYSGLYPMDGSDYPDLREALEKLQLNDAALTFEPETSAALGFGFRCGFLGLLHLEITRDRLEREFGLDLISTAPNVVYRVISDDGTEHVVTNPSDWVNGKIAEVYEPVTKCTIIAPSDFIGAIMELCQSKRGQLLGMDYLSEDRVELRYTMPLAEIIFDFFDSLKSRTRGYASLDYEESGEQSSDLVKVDILLQGEAVDAFSAIVHRDAAYGYGTKMATKLRELIPRQQFEVPIQAAIGSRVIARETIRAIRKDVLAKCYGGDITRKRKLLEKQKEGKKRMKMVGRVEVPQEAFVAALSTEDSGGKGKK